A genomic segment from Roseibium algicola encodes:
- a CDS encoding GNAT family N-acetyltransferase, producing MSNITIRRAERADAERLHAALLQLSADMGDTHVASLDDVIRHGFSETPAFFALLAIRPSDDRTLGVLQASPVFSTTRGGTGLYVSDLWVDGEARGEGLGQRLLAASLDLAPDSWTPIFLKLAVYHDNPDARRFYERLGFAPREGETVFDLRAPALDKLRDRS from the coding sequence ATGAGCAACATAACGATCAGGCGGGCTGAACGAGCTGATGCCGAAAGGCTTCACGCAGCGCTGCTCCAGCTTTCGGCCGATATGGGCGACACTCACGTCGCCAGTCTTGATGATGTGATCCGCCACGGTTTCTCGGAAACTCCCGCCTTCTTCGCGCTGCTAGCGATCCGGCCGTCTGACGACCGAACGCTCGGCGTGTTGCAGGCCTCGCCTGTCTTTTCGACGACGCGTGGTGGCACCGGTCTCTATGTTTCCGATCTTTGGGTCGATGGAGAAGCGCGCGGTGAAGGGCTGGGCCAGCGCCTGCTTGCCGCCAGTCTGGATCTAGCGCCTGATAGCTGGACGCCGATCTTTCTGAAGCTCGCCGTTTATCACGACAATCCGGATGCACGCCGTTTCTATGAACGGCTCGGTTTTGCGCCTCGGGAAGGCGAAACCGTCTTCGATCTGCGCGCACCGGCACTCGACAAATTGAGGGACCGCTCATGA
- a CDS encoding 3-keto-5-aminohexanoate cleavage protein yields MTDKIIITCAVTGSIHTPTMSPHLPVTPAEIAGQAIGAAEAGAAILHLHARNPETGQPSAREADFMAFLSEIKAGCGAVLNLSTGGSAIMSLEDRLAGPLKAEPEMCSLNMGTMNFALYPLADRYDAWVHDWEQPFLRGTDDLVFKNTPRDIEFVLTQMGQQRGARFEFECYDVGHLYMLRHFADRGLVKPPYFIQFVFGVLGGIGADPENLQHMKRMADKLFGDDYIFSVLAAGRQQIPFATIAASMGGHVRVGLEDNLYIAKGELARSNAEQVTKIRKIVEELGRTVATPEEARQMLGLKGAGETAF; encoded by the coding sequence ATGACAGACAAGATCATCATCACCTGTGCCGTCACGGGCTCCATTCATACACCCACCATGTCGCCTCACTTGCCGGTGACGCCTGCCGAGATTGCAGGCCAGGCGATAGGCGCTGCCGAGGCGGGCGCCGCAATCCTGCATCTTCATGCCCGAAATCCGGAAACCGGCCAGCCGTCGGCGAGGGAGGCCGACTTCATGGCCTTCCTTTCGGAGATCAAGGCGGGCTGCGGCGCGGTGCTCAACCTGTCCACCGGCGGCAGCGCCATCATGAGCCTGGAGGACAGGCTTGCCGGTCCGCTGAAGGCCGAGCCGGAAATGTGCTCACTCAACATGGGCACAATGAACTTTGCGCTCTATCCGCTGGCCGACCGTTACGACGCGTGGGTGCATGACTGGGAGCAGCCTTTCCTGCGCGGTACGGATGATCTCGTCTTCAAGAACACACCGCGGGATATCGAATTCGTGCTGACACAGATGGGCCAGCAGCGCGGTGCGCGTTTCGAGTTCGAATGCTACGACGTCGGGCATCTTTACATGCTGCGCCACTTCGCCGACCGGGGGCTCGTCAAGCCGCCGTACTTCATCCAGTTCGTCTTCGGCGTTCTGGGCGGTATCGGTGCGGACCCGGAAAACCTGCAGCACATGAAGCGGATGGCGGACAAGCTTTTCGGCGACGACTATATCTTCTCCGTTCTTGCGGCGGGCCGACAGCAGATCCCTTTCGCCACCATTGCTGCCAGCATGGGCGGGCACGTCCGTGTCGGGCTGGAGGACAATCTTTACATCGCCAAGGGTGAGCTGGCCCGCTCCAACGCGGAGCAGGTCACCAAGATCCGCAAGATTGTCGAGGAACTCGGGCGAACGGTCGCAACACCGGAAGAAGCCCGGCAGATGCTGGGCCTCAAAGGGGCCGGCGAGACGGCCTTCTGA